Proteins encoded within one genomic window of Solenopsis invicta isolate M01_SB chromosome 10, UNIL_Sinv_3.0, whole genome shotgun sequence:
- the LOC105197804 gene encoding 4-coumarate--CoA ligase 1, with protein MGKIYERRLKRPIPNISLSELILTKLKQNTNRVYIIDGPTGNRMTFGDLLEKSVKLANFFQKFGIKMGDVIGIATENRMNWIIPACASLYLGAVLAPYNPMYTEYEYQHILNIAKPRIVFVSKRTENLFVKLQPKLSWKMEIIQLDDQPLTANVRTLTNVLKSEPRVDYMRYKCTDIDNIKHHPAVVLCSSGTTGLPKGVALSHRNLVAFMSKFVQPEYMNFKDDDRILLTLPFYHGYSMAILLLGIYSNSIIIIMPAFEPKLFLSLVQEHKVTHLPIVPPILTFLAKYPMVERYDFRSVREFICGAAPLAKDIAATVKVRIGAKCIRNGYGMTELSVVTGLTARDDNDDEMYENPSTGRLLPGFLSKVVDVETQETLEAGQTGEICYMGDQVMLGYWNNPEATRQTIDYDGWLHTGDIGYFDDKERLHVVDRVKELIKYKGYQVSPSEIETILLSHHDIKDAAVTAKPDERCGEVPVAFVVKVAGAKITAQEVQEFIKQKLSQQKWLHGGVQFVDAIPKSPSGKILRRELKAMTSKL; from the exons ATAGATGGACCAACAGGCAATCGGATGACATTCGGTGACCTACTCGAGAAAAGCGTGAAGTTAgcaaattttttccaaaaatttggaataaaaatGGGAGACGTAATTGGTATCGCAACTGAAAATCGAATGAATTGGATAATACCAGCTTGCGCCAGCTTGTATCTCGGTGCTGTACTAGCACCTTATAATCCTATGTACACGGAat ATGAATACCAGCACATATTAAACATCGCAAAACCGCGTATTGTTTTCGTATCTAAGCGCACTGAAAACCTCTTCGTCAAACTCCAACCAAAGTTATCCtggaaaatggaaataataCAGTTGGACGATCAACCGCTCACGGCAAACGTCCGTACGTTGACGAATGTTTTAAAAAGCGAACCACGTGTAGATTACATGAGATACAAATGCACCGATATCGACAATATCAAGCATCATCCGGCGGTCGTCCTCTGTTCGAGCGGAACTACGGGGTTGCCGAAAGGAGTCGCGCTGTCTCATAGAAATTTAGTAGCATTTATGTCGAAATTTGT GCAACCCGAATACATGAACTTCAAAGATGATGACAGAATATTATTGACGCTGCCGTTTTATCATGGCTATTCAATGGCCATATTGTTACTCGGCATTTATTCGAACAGCATCATAATCATAATGCCTGCCTTCGAGCCGAAACTCTTTCTAAGTCTGGTACAGGAGCATAAGGTCACCCATCTGCCGATCGTGCCGCCGATTCTTACGTTTTTGGCGAAATACCCGATGGTGGAAAGGTACGACTTTCGCAGCGTGAGAGAATTCATATGCGGAGCGGCGCCGCTTGCGAAGGAC ATTGCGGCTACGGTAAAAGTTCGCATCGGTGCGAAATGTATTCGCAATGGCTACGGCATGACGGAGTTGTCGGTAGTGACCGGTCTAACCGCTCgcgacgacaacgatgacgaaATGTACGAGAATCCAAGTACCGGACGACTCCTGCCTGGTTTTCTCAGTAAAGTGGTTGACGTCGAGACGCAAGAGACGCTAGAGGCTGGTCAGACAGGCGAGATCTGCTACATGGGGGACCAAGTGATGCTGGGTTACTGGAACAACCCGGAGGCAACCAGACAGACCATCGACTACGACGGATGGCTTCACACCGGAGACATCGGTTACTTCGACGACAAGGAAAGGTTGCACGTGGTCGATCGCGTCAAAGAGCTGATCAAGTACAAAGGCTATCAGGTCTCGCCGTCGGAGATAGAGACCATTCTACTATCGCATCACGATATAAAAGACGCCGCGGTCACTGCTAAACCTGATGAACGCTGCGGAGAGGTCCCCGTGGCTTTTGTAGTGAAGGTAGCCGGCGCTAAGATCACCGCCCAAGAGGTGCAGGAGTTTATCAAAC AGAAACTGTCGCAGCAAAAATGGCTGCATGGCGGGGTGCAATTTGTCGATGCCATACCGAAGAGTCCTTCCGGCAAGATTTTACGCCGCGAACTTAAAGCAATGACCTCTAAACTGTAA